A genome region from Oryzias latipes chromosome 2, ASM223467v1 includes the following:
- the dusp27 gene encoding inactive dual specificity phosphatase 27 — MASTEENAESRDQAVPDRDDEGGDVRGVQSQYLRCASPSFSMASESRFSAISGSDAASIFMEPIHLSSAIAAKKIIHEELPPRGIRTESIPESMLESAEQLMVEDLYNRVRDMIDDRSPYNTPCVLDIQRAMVQERLEAPSNPVDEVWPNIFIAEKSVAVNKARLKRMGITHILNTAHGTGVYTNESFYAGMNIQYMGIEVDDFTEADISPHFRPTAEFLDEALLTHKGKALVVSMMGVSRSAVLVASYLMIFQNMTIMEALTTMRKKRAINPNEGFLKQLRELNENLLEERDDDDETLSQCSVIDARARAQIFGETSVDDEDDTDKEEDQSMLEVKAHSIMMEEEEDGGSVMSSVASSAAAAALKSGLVGPQNGLDSHDSSAVEEKLVLLENPKPNGEENDDNLDSMIHEWQQRNEKYQNEEWWEAQLNSEDEDVESLLGVHPKRAKDLAHTEVESVTSEQVKAVKEKIKCRSRRLPSDAASTSSCTSYSDLWKQRLKEIEEEAAARYRRKEDDEGSDNTATEAGEGNTRIDDEVESILSDTSSMYNFCQKNKEKMTPLERWRVKRIQFGWNKKEREDGEKSSIADGEKGVSEDDAKTVSFKDVNLTAYQAWKRRQQKRLGEENTDEILELSRGEDSATIKRRQRREEILERSKKTLEESQSMCGWETESCISGGTIPLSAFWADAGVTGPPSVNNDDNMSMLSGRSSIITSVSQARSTRSSSSVVPPVPPILPVPTVQGPTGEPMVNLASIQNWIANVVSETIKQKQSEMSLPPPSQAGSELSFAGGSSLLAGRVVDDDRASLLSGASYSSALSKGRGRASSVLSDSRLSSTSSLSGRGSALRSEFDSTLGSKKKKITTTSVPLFSLFQDQVNLDKLDSMDKEIKSEMREKMATYEKKKILEDNKRSTLYKKKKPKEEDEEEEDKKKREEEFLEETKKKEKPKRTYGLSGCLNLNPALEKDKDTSVDDWLKSVRPPQRKQFSVEDPSEDPYDDLDASASEFDFSSRRASYSVEDIDEEAYGITSRLQSRICEDLSGQNRELLCEGFTQSQSSRLCRTREQAEETESNSDFSSRRKFTHHSRYEGKETGATGSRKEDNSSDEEEDVAAFIAQTRQRIRARALAEAEDDEVLAAWRAQQEAKCQSRSEF, encoded by the exons ATGGCGTCAACCGAGGAAAACGCAGAGAGCAGAGATCAGGCGGTACCTGACAGAGATGATGAGGGCGGAGACGTCCGGGGAGTCCAGTCGCAATACCTGCGCTGCGCTTCCCCCAG TTTCTCCATGGCATCTGAGTCCAGGTTCTCTGCAATCTCTGGATCTGACGCTGCGAGCATTTTCATGGAGCCCATCCACCTCTCTTCAGCCATTGCTGCCAAGAAGATCATCCATGAGG AGCTGCCACCTCGTGGCATACGAACAGAGTCTATCCCGGAATCCATGCTGGAATCAGCCGAGCAGCTGATGGTGGAGGACCTCTACAACCGGGTCCGGGACATGATTGACGACCGAAGCCCCTACAACACCCCCTGTGTGCTGGACATCCAGAGGGCTATGGTGCAGGAGCGCCTGGAGGCTCCTAGCAACCCTGTGGACGAGGTGTGGCCCAACATCTTTATCGCTGAGAA GTCTGTCGCAGTCAATAAAGCTCGATTAAAGCGAATGGGGATCACACACATCCTTAACACAGCCCATGGAACTGGAGTCTACACCAACGAGTCTTTCTACGCTGGCATGAACATCCAGTACATGGGCATCGAGGTGGACGATTTTACTGAAGCCGACATCTCACCACACTTTCGGCCAACTGCCGAATTCCTGGACGAGGCGCTGCTCACACATAAAG GGAAGGCCCTTGTTGTTTCCATGATGGGGGTTAGTCGCTCTGCTGTCCTGGTGGCATCTTACCTGATGATCTTCCAGAATATGACCATCATGGAAGCCCTCACAACCATGCGGAAAAAACGAGCAATAAATCCCAACGAGGGTTTCTTGAAGCAGTTGCGAGAGCTCAATGAAAACCTGCTGGAGGAGCGAGACGACGACGATGAAACACTCAGCCAGTGTTCAGTGATTGACGCCCGTGCTAGAGCCCAGATCTTTGGTGAAACCTCAGTTGACGATGAAGACGATACAGATAAAGAGGAAGATCAGAGTATGTTGGAAGTGAAAGCCCATTCAATAATgatggaagaggaggaagatggaggTAGTGTGATGAGCAGCGTGGCCTCATCTGCGGCTGCCGCAGCGCTCAAAAGTGGGCTGGTCGGGCCGCAAAACGGGCTGGATAGCCACGACTCCTCCGCAGTTGAAGAGAAACTAGTTCTGCTTGAGAATCCCAAGCCAAATGGAGAGGAGAATGATGACAATCTTGACTCCATGATCCATGAGTGGCAGCAGCGAAATGAGAAATACCAGAATGAAGAGTGGTGGGAAGCGCAGCTCAACAGTGAAGATGAGGATGTGGAATCTCTCCTCGGGGTCCATCCAAAGCGAGCAAAAGACCTGGCACACACTGAAGTGGAAAGTGTAACCAGTGAGCAAGTAAAAGCAGTGAAGGAGAAGATCAAGTGTCGCAGCAGGCGCCTGCCTTCCGACGCAGCGTCGACCTCCAGCTGCACCAGCTATTCTGATCTTTGGAAGCAAAGACTCAAGGAGATAGAGGAAGAAGCTGCTGCCCGTTACAGGAGGAAAGAGGACGACGAGGGCAGCGACAACACAGCTACAGAAGCTGGAGAAGGAAATACAAGGATTGACGACGAAGTGGAGAGCATCCTCTCTGACACCAGCTCCATGTACAActtttgtcagaaaaacaagGAGAAGATGACGCCTTTAGAGCGTTGGCGTGTCAAAAGAATCCAGTTTGGTTGGAATAAAAAAGAACGTGAGGACGGAGAGAAAAGTTCCATCGCTGACGGAGAAAAAGGCGTGAGTGAGGATGACGCTAAGACAGTTTCCTTCAAAGACGTCAACCTGACTGCGTACCAGGCCTGGAAGCGGAGGCAGCAAAAGCGTCTTGGCGAGGAAAACACTGATGAGATCCTGGAACTCAGTCGAGGCGAGGATTCTGCCACAATCAAAAGGAGACAAAGACGGGAGGAGATTCTAGAGCGTTCCAAGAAAACTTTAGAGGAAAGTCAGTCCATGTGTGGCTGGGAGACAGAAAGCTGCATTAGCGGAGGGACGATACCTCTGTCTGCCTTCTGGGCTGATGCTGGTGTCACAGGCCCTCCCAGTGTCAACAACGATGATAACATGTCCATGCTCAGTGGCAGGTCATCTATCATAACTTCAGTTTCACAAGCTCGCAGTACACgatcttcatcatctgtagTCCCTCCAGTACCACCAATTCTCCCAGTTCCTACTGTGCAAGGCCCCACAGGAGAACCAATGGTCAACCTGGCCAGTATCCAGAACTGGATCGCCAACGTCGTCTCTGAGACGATCAAACAGAAGCAGAGTGAAATGAGCCTGCCCCCTCCCTCACAAGCTGGCTCTGAACTCAGCTTCGCTGGTGGATCAAGCCTTCTTGCAGGCCGAGTCGTAGACGATGACAGAGCGTCTTTGTTAAGTGGTGCTTCCTATTCCAGCGCTCTCTCCAAAGGTCGGGGCCGGGCGTCCTCTGTCCTGTCAGACAGCAGGTTGAGCAGCACCTCAAGCCTTAGTGGGCGAGGGTCCGCCCTCAGGTCTGAGTTTGACTCCACTCTGGGTTCCAAGAAAAAGAAGATCACCACCACCAGCGTCCCGTTGTTCAGTCTCTTCCAGGACCAGGTCAACCTGGACAAGCTGGACTCTATGGACAAGGAGATCAAGTCAGAGATGAGGGAGAAGATGGCCACCTATGAAAAGAAGAAGATCCTAGAAGACAACAAACGCAGCACtctctacaaaaaaaagaaaccaaaggaggaggatgaggaagaggaggacaagaaaaaaagagaggaggaaTTTCTtgaggaaacaaaaaagaaggagaaaccaAAGAGGACATACGGCTTATCGGGATGCCTCAATCTTAACCCTGCACTGGAGAAAGACAAGGACACCAGCGTTGACGACTGGCTAAAAAGTGTCAGACCTCCCCAAAGGAAACAATTTTCAGTGGAAGATCCATCAGAAGATCCGTATGATGATCTCGATGCCTCGGCCTCTGAGTTTGACTTCTCAAGCCGCAGAGCGTCCTATTCCGTAGAAGACATCGACGAGGAAGCATATGGCATCACATCCAGGCTACAGTCCAGAATCTGTGAGGATTTATCAGGTCAAAACAGGGAGCTTTTGTGCGAAGGGTTCACACAATCGCAAAGCAGCAGGCTGTGCAGGACTCGGGAGCAAGCCGAGGAAACGGAGAGCAACAGCGACTTCTCCTCCAGGAGAAAGTTCACTCATCACTCACGGTATGAAGGCAAGGAAACGGGTGCAACGGGGAGCAGGAAGGAGGACAACAGTAGCGATGAGGAAGAAGATGTAGCTGCCTTCATCGCCCAAACCAGACAGAGAATCAGAGCTCGAGCTCTCGCCGAGGCCGAAGACGACGAGGTGCTCGCTGCGTGGAGAGCACAGCAGGAAGCAAAGTGTCAGAGCAGGAGTGAATTTTAG